In Sandaracinaceae bacterium, the following proteins share a genomic window:
- a CDS encoding SCP2 sterol-binding domain-containing protein, whose amino-acid sequence MTTVNEFFAKVSAAAEANPGAATESDAIFQFNISGAEEGVYVLDLTSGKTSDFLSREPNANAGAKISVSSDDWLSMLDGSLDPMAAFMGGKITIDGDLNLAMNLPKLMKLAQ is encoded by the coding sequence ATGACGACAGTGAATGAATTCTTCGCGAAGGTCAGCGCGGCTGCCGAAGCCAACCCCGGCGCGGCCACCGAGTCCGACGCCATCTTCCAGTTCAACATCAGCGGCGCGGAAGAGGGCGTCTACGTCCTCGACCTCACGTCCGGCAAGACCTCGGACTTCCTGAGCCGCGAGCCGAACGCCAACGCCGGCGCCAAGATCTCCGTCAGCAGCGACGACTGGCTCTCCATGCTGGACGGCTCGCTGGACCCGATGGCGGCGTTCATGGGCGGCAAGATCACCATCGATGGTGACCTCAACCTCGCCATGAACCTGCCCAAGCTGATGAAGCTGGCGCAGTGA
- a CDS encoding TetR/AcrR family transcriptional regulator, which translates to MSLRSRRMSATDRRAQLIDVGRAVFAASGYEGTSVEEVAKRAKVSKPIVYEHFGGKEGLYAVIVDREMDYVVRRLVESISSGTPRERVERASLAFLTYVRDHPDGFAVLSQDSPLTSSKGTMSSLLNDMAERVGDVFAATLKEAGYDPRAAPIYAHALVGMVTFVGKWWTEERKPPVDEVAKHMGALAWMGLRHLPKRPKFQAPPG; encoded by the coding sequence ATGAGCCTCCGGAGCCGCCGCATGTCCGCCACCGATCGACGGGCACAGCTCATCGACGTCGGTCGCGCCGTCTTCGCGGCCAGCGGCTACGAGGGCACCTCCGTCGAAGAGGTGGCCAAGCGCGCCAAGGTGTCGAAGCCCATCGTCTACGAGCACTTCGGCGGCAAAGAGGGCCTCTACGCCGTCATCGTGGACCGCGAGATGGACTATGTGGTGCGCCGCTTGGTGGAGTCGATCTCGAGCGGCACCCCCCGCGAGCGGGTGGAGCGCGCATCCCTCGCGTTCCTGACCTACGTGCGGGACCATCCCGATGGCTTCGCCGTGCTGTCGCAGGACTCCCCGCTCACATCGTCCAAAGGCACCATGTCCAGCCTGCTCAACGACATGGCGGAGCGCGTGGGGGACGTGTTCGCGGCCACGCTCAAGGAGGCCGGCTACGACCCCCGCGCGGCGCCCATCTACGCCCACGCGCTGGTCGGCATGGTCACCTTCGTGGGCAAGTGGTGGACCGAAGAGCGCAAGCCGCCGGTGGACGAGGTGGCCAAGCACATGGGGGCTCTCGCGTGGATGGGCCTGCGTCACTTGCCCAAGCGGCCGAAGTTCCAGGCGCCCCCGGGCTGA
- a CDS encoding ferredoxin reductase, with amino-acid sequence MFATRENPSPWSKAPRAVIRRLFLDRQASFWMNELAPLHAGDQCRARIVSIIDETPDTKTFVLQPNFRFRGHEAGQYVSVEVEVDGVRTSRCYSISSPPGAEHLTITVRRVPDGRVSSWLHEHSRPGDVLRLGPATGDFVLPAVRPEKLLFLSGGSGITPLMSMARTLAAQGNLHDVVWVHYARSQKDVIFGAELQQLAREHVGLRLVLCLDDAPGAPRGFDEGVFSALVPDFAKRAAFLCGPGPLMERVEALFDTAGASAQLKREAFVSAIPTARMVAPGEPVEVKLLRSERAVIARGAGSLLEQLERAGTRPPSGCRVGICHTCKCTKQSGTVENLLTGVISSAPDEEIQLCISKPHSDLALDLG; translated from the coding sequence ATGTTCGCGACACGAGAGAACCCCAGCCCCTGGTCGAAGGCCCCCCGCGCCGTCATCCGCCGGCTCTTCCTCGACCGCCAGGCGAGCTTCTGGATGAACGAGCTCGCCCCGCTGCATGCCGGCGACCAGTGCCGCGCACGCATCGTCTCCATCATTGACGAGACGCCCGACACCAAGACCTTCGTCCTGCAGCCCAACTTCCGCTTTCGGGGCCACGAGGCCGGGCAGTACGTCTCCGTCGAGGTGGAGGTCGACGGCGTGCGCACCAGCCGCTGCTATTCCATCTCGTCGCCGCCCGGCGCCGAGCACCTGACCATCACCGTGCGGCGCGTGCCGGATGGCCGGGTGTCTTCGTGGCTGCACGAGCATTCCCGCCCGGGCGACGTCCTGCGCCTCGGACCCGCCACCGGCGACTTCGTCCTCCCGGCCGTGCGTCCCGAGAAGCTGCTCTTTCTGAGCGGCGGCAGCGGCATCACCCCGCTCATGTCCATGGCGCGCACTCTCGCAGCCCAGGGCAACCTGCACGACGTGGTGTGGGTACACTACGCGCGCTCCCAGAAGGACGTGATCTTCGGCGCCGAGCTCCAGCAGCTGGCGCGGGAACACGTGGGGCTCCGGTTGGTCCTGTGCTTGGACGACGCCCCGGGCGCACCGCGCGGCTTCGACGAGGGCGTGTTCTCGGCCCTCGTCCCGGACTTCGCAAAGCGCGCAGCCTTCCTGTGCGGGCCCGGCCCCCTGATGGAGCGCGTCGAGGCCCTCTTCGACACCGCCGGCGCGTCCGCGCAGCTGAAGCGCGAGGCGTTCGTCTCGGCCATCCCCACGGCGCGCATGGTCGCCCCCGGTGAGCCGGTGGAGGTGAAGCTGCTGCGCTCCGAGCGCGCCGTCATCGCGCGTGGCGCCGGCAGCCTGTTGGAGCAGCTGGAGCGCGCCGGCACGCGCCCGCCCAGCGGCTGCCGCGTGGGCATCTGCCACACCTGCAAGTGCACCAAGCAGAGCGGCACCGTCGAGAACCTGCTCACCGGCGTGATCTCGAGCGCACCGGACGAAGAGATCCAGCTCTGCATCAGCAAGCCCCACTCGGACCTCGCGCTCGACCTCGGCTGA
- a CDS encoding 4Fe-4S binding protein: protein MDLQGQNGLLSTYREGYRARGPLAFVIAATLVGFYTVLYWEEKLSGMLGGHPLTALAEALHLRNRWYLYGFLYCVAMTAGGVYYLRRHGNSRYNRARIAVNVGVQVVLGFTLPFVMPLFGQPEFYFSYFWPLKYDYLYPQTLVQLPVYLSVYAVIGGLVAAPVLAFFFGKRWYCSWVCGCGGLANTFGDPYRHLTSKSSAAWRFERWSIHSVLVLVIVTTALVAADFFWGASHPGLHRVVSGGPVSVKELYGFVVGSILAGVIGTGLYPLLGPRSWCRNFCPMAALLGLIQKLGRYRITVKPDMCISCGNCSTYCEMGIDVRAYAQRNESFTRASCVGCGMCAHMCPRGVLKLENTTAPRRVTKRGSLPIVSG from the coding sequence ATGGACCTCCAGGGACAAAACGGGCTGCTCTCCACGTACCGCGAGGGCTACCGCGCGCGCGGGCCGCTGGCGTTCGTGATCGCCGCCACGTTGGTGGGCTTCTACACGGTGCTGTACTGGGAAGAGAAGCTCAGCGGCATGCTGGGCGGACACCCGCTCACGGCGCTGGCCGAGGCCCTGCACCTCCGCAACCGCTGGTACCTCTACGGCTTCCTGTACTGCGTGGCCATGACGGCTGGTGGTGTCTACTACCTGCGCCGCCACGGCAACAGCCGCTACAACCGCGCGCGCATCGCCGTGAACGTGGGCGTGCAAGTGGTGCTGGGCTTCACCCTGCCCTTCGTCATGCCGTTGTTCGGGCAGCCCGAGTTCTATTTCAGCTACTTCTGGCCGCTGAAGTACGACTACCTCTACCCACAGACGCTGGTGCAGCTGCCCGTCTACCTGTCGGTCTACGCCGTGATCGGTGGGCTCGTGGCCGCGCCCGTGCTGGCGTTCTTCTTCGGCAAGCGCTGGTACTGCTCGTGGGTGTGCGGCTGCGGCGGCCTGGCCAACACCTTCGGCGACCCCTACCGCCACCTCACCAGCAAGTCGTCGGCGGCGTGGCGCTTCGAGCGCTGGTCCATTCACAGCGTGCTCGTGCTGGTCATCGTCACCACCGCGCTGGTGGCAGCAGACTTCTTCTGGGGCGCGAGTCATCCGGGCCTACACCGCGTGGTCTCGGGCGGCCCCGTGTCGGTGAAGGAGCTGTACGGCTTCGTGGTGGGCTCCATCTTGGCGGGGGTCATCGGCACCGGCCTCTACCCGCTGCTGGGCCCGCGCTCGTGGTGCCGCAACTTCTGCCCCATGGCCGCGCTGCTGGGGCTCATCCAGAAGCTGGGGCGCTACCGCATCACGGTGAAGCCCGACATGTGCATCTCGTGCGGCAACTGCAGCACCTACTGCGAAATGGGCATCGACGTGCGGGCCTACGCGCAGCGCAACGAGAGCTTCACGCGCGCCAGCTGCGTGGGCTGCGGCATGTGCGCGCACATGTGCCCGCGCGGCGTGCTCAAGCTGGAGAACACCACGGCACCCCGGCGGGTTACGAAGCGCGGCAGTCTGCCCATCGTCTCGGGCTGA
- a CDS encoding protein kinase: protein MRVCQHCGTAADESDRFCAVCGARLPEEGSSGSSDPLIGRTVGGSYTLQEIVGVGGMGRVYRAEQGTLGRTVAIKVIHPHLLGDDQTVARFYQEARAASRLNHPNSVSIIDFGRTEDGILYLAMEHLTGRDLSLVMHEEGPLPFKRVCNILIAVLDALGEAHQLGIVHRDLKPENIILTRTRSGSDLVKVVDFGLATIVGGETSITRPGLVCGTPDYMSPEQGRGDPVDGRGDLYSLGVMLFELLCDQLPFVDDTPTKVVLRHLNDPVPDPRTVVPHRGIPDSLAEIVLRALEKDPDDRFADAVAMQEALRAAMEGLKSSKGSTRCAGCGELNPAGMRFCGACGARLPSQLGPPPATPARTSRRSVYPVLLDQRPLVGRAAELARLVETCDRATGRTLWLRIDGEPGVGKSRLVQEAARVLSERGDVVIATGGPHPSGAPVPYHAVTALLATLLGVPRERFRELATEGNGFDALAQAGIDDVLEPKGLEGADNAGRSGAAAAAVAAALVLSMSRNDARRAMIVLDDLQRCDGLTQLCASALPTALEGVSSLLVTIGRERFGDPEPMVLRGLSVEETGLFLAGKTSPTAPTLVSMARTSEGVLAKRMLPLYLEQILALGGNKNEETLPPRLADAVGLRFDRVGASARRMLQAAAVLGTESLVSELQGITEPAHHEGVGELVHAGLLVQDGELVRFPHVFLRDLAEAFIPAEARRELHRAALRMRQTAGSPTEVLAEHAYRTGEAMMALMVLERMGDASLSRGDGVGAVLGYRRALEVARREVLETGDMMMDAALVTFSRKLGRALEHVGDLSGADGVLREALDLVAPSSPEHVRMLVDLARVSLRRERSRDAMRHCGLALERVAGVNPEVESEVQLTIGRIRRTDGNATHAVIAFRRAVELYRESKAAPAMLLRAKIELGEALAENDQMAEAILALTEAEQLSREAGLSALAARALGVLGTLESKRGDAHTAASRFRAAGRLAAEAGDAEGVYRYAGFAASL from the coding sequence GTGCGCGTCTGCCAGCACTGCGGAACAGCCGCCGATGAATCCGATCGCTTCTGCGCGGTGTGCGGCGCACGCCTGCCCGAGGAGGGCTCGTCCGGTTCGTCCGACCCGTTGATCGGGCGCACGGTCGGTGGCTCGTACACGCTCCAGGAAATCGTGGGCGTGGGCGGCATGGGCCGCGTGTACCGCGCCGAGCAAGGCACGCTCGGCCGCACCGTCGCCATCAAGGTCATCCACCCTCACCTGCTGGGGGACGACCAGACCGTTGCGCGCTTCTATCAGGAGGCGCGCGCGGCCAGCCGCCTGAACCACCCGAACAGCGTGAGCATCATCGACTTCGGACGCACCGAGGACGGCATCCTGTACCTGGCGATGGAGCACCTGACGGGGCGTGACCTGTCGCTCGTCATGCACGAAGAGGGGCCGCTGCCCTTCAAGCGCGTGTGCAACATCCTCATTGCCGTGCTGGATGCGCTCGGTGAAGCCCATCAGCTGGGCATCGTGCACCGGGACCTCAAGCCCGAGAACATCATCCTGACGCGCACGCGCTCGGGGAGCGACCTGGTCAAGGTCGTGGACTTCGGCCTCGCCACCATCGTGGGCGGCGAGACGTCCATCACACGTCCGGGCTTGGTGTGCGGCACGCCCGACTACATGTCCCCGGAGCAGGGCCGCGGCGATCCGGTGGACGGTCGCGGCGACCTCTACAGCCTGGGCGTCATGCTGTTCGAGCTGCTCTGCGATCAGCTGCCGTTCGTGGACGACACCCCGACCAAGGTGGTGCTGCGTCACCTCAACGACCCGGTGCCCGACCCGCGCACCGTCGTGCCGCATCGTGGCATCCCGGACTCACTCGCGGAGATCGTGCTGCGCGCTCTCGAGAAGGACCCCGACGACCGCTTCGCCGATGCGGTGGCCATGCAAGAGGCCCTGCGCGCGGCCATGGAGGGCCTCAAGAGCAGCAAGGGCTCCACCCGTTGCGCTGGCTGCGGCGAGCTCAACCCCGCGGGCATGCGCTTCTGTGGGGCTTGTGGCGCGCGCTTGCCGAGCCAGCTGGGGCCGCCACCGGCCACGCCCGCGCGCACCTCGCGCCGCTCGGTGTACCCGGTGCTGCTGGACCAACGCCCGCTCGTGGGGCGAGCTGCCGAGCTGGCTCGCCTCGTCGAGACCTGCGACCGCGCCACGGGACGCACGCTGTGGCTGCGCATCGACGGCGAGCCCGGCGTGGGCAAGTCGCGCCTGGTCCAAGAGGCCGCGCGCGTGTTGTCGGAGCGGGGTGACGTGGTCATCGCCACCGGCGGCCCCCACCCGAGCGGCGCGCCCGTCCCCTATCACGCGGTCACCGCACTGCTGGCCACGCTCCTGGGGGTCCCGCGCGAGCGCTTCCGCGAGCTGGCCACCGAGGGCAACGGCTTCGACGCCCTGGCGCAAGCGGGCATCGACGACGTGCTGGAGCCCAAGGGCCTCGAGGGCGCGGACAACGCGGGCCGGAGTGGTGCTGCGGCGGCAGCGGTGGCGGCCGCGCTGGTGCTCTCCATGTCGCGCAACGACGCACGTCGCGCCATGATCGTGCTGGACGACCTTCAGCGTTGTGACGGCCTCACGCAGCTCTGCGCGTCGGCGCTGCCCACGGCGCTCGAGGGCGTGTCCTCGCTGCTGGTCACCATCGGGCGTGAGCGCTTCGGCGACCCCGAGCCCATGGTGTTGCGCGGCTTGAGCGTGGAGGAGACGGGCCTCTTCCTGGCGGGCAAGACGTCCCCCACGGCGCCCACTCTCGTGAGCATGGCGCGCACGTCGGAGGGCGTGCTCGCCAAGCGCATGCTGCCGCTCTACCTCGAGCAGATCCTCGCGCTCGGCGGAAACAAGAACGAAGAGACCCTCCCGCCACGCCTGGCGGACGCGGTGGGTTTGCGCTTCGACCGCGTGGGCGCGTCGGCGCGTCGCATGCTCCAAGCGGCGGCGGTGCTCGGCACCGAGTCGCTGGTCAGCGAGCTGCAGGGCATCACGGAGCCGGCGCATCACGAAGGTGTGGGCGAGCTGGTGCACGCCGGCTTGCTGGTGCAGGACGGCGAGCTGGTGCGCTTCCCGCACGTCTTCCTGCGCGACCTGGCCGAGGCGTTCATCCCGGCCGAGGCGCGCCGCGAGCTGCACCGCGCCGCGCTGCGCATGCGCCAGACGGCGGGCAGTCCCACCGAGGTGCTGGCGGAGCACGCCTACCGCACCGGCGAGGCCATGATGGCGCTCATGGTGCTGGAGCGCATGGGCGACGCGTCGCTGTCGCGCGGGGACGGTGTGGGCGCCGTGCTCGGCTATCGCCGCGCGCTCGAGGTGGCGCGCCGCGAGGTGCTCGAGACCGGCGACATGATGATGGACGCCGCGCTGGTGACGTTCAGCCGCAAGCTGGGCCGCGCGCTCGAGCACGTGGGCGACCTGTCCGGCGCCGACGGCGTGTTGCGTGAGGCGCTCGACCTGGTGGCGCCCAGCAGCCCCGAGCACGTGCGCATGCTGGTGGACCTGGCGCGCGTGTCGCTGCGGCGAGAGCGCTCGCGCGACGCCATGCGGCACTGCGGCCTGGCGCTCGAGCGCGTGGCGGGCGTCAACCCCGAGGTAGAGTCCGAGGTGCAGCTCACCATCGGGCGCATTCGCCGCACGGACGGCAACGCCACCCACGCGGTCATCGCGTTCCGGCGCGCCGTGGAGCTCTACCGGGAGTCCAAGGCGGCACCCGCCATGCTGCTGCGCGCCAAGATCGAGCTGGGCGAGGCGCTCGCCGAGAACGATCAGATGGCCGAGGCCATCCTGGCGCTGACCGAGGCAGAGCAGCTGTCGCGTGAGGCGGGCCTCAGCGCGCTGGCGGCCCGTGCCCTGGGCGTGCTGGGCACGCTCGAGTCCAAGCGTGGTGATGCGCACACGGCCGCTTCGCGCTTTCGGGCGGCAGGCCGCTTGGCTGCCGAAGCCGGGGACGCCGAGGGTGTCTATCGGTACGCCGGGTTCGCCGCGTCGCTCTGA
- a CDS encoding FAD-dependent oxidoreductase, whose protein sequence is MHVVIIGNGVAGMEAALTVRAEAPDARITLVSEESDHFFSRTALMWVHSGQLSHRDIEPLERDAYVRHRFTRVRARATGVDAAAKRVQLGDGSALAYDRLLIACGSRPRKGPWPGSDLRGVGHFVTLQDLEWYERELHGGSSHAGRPERPDHHVAHSRPESPYLPRESAAAKRGSLSTRPAIIGGGLIGIEAVEVAHAKGLHPHFFIRDEWFWPMAVNAAEAAWITERMRAHGVQVHLQHEVERLEADAQGNVARVVTKQGAFDVDCAVIAIGVVPNTEWLLGSGITLDDGGGVVVDDQQRTNLPNIFAAGDCASVRWRDGAQRPEQLWYTGRDQGRVAARALLGQTGEAARYRRPTWYNSAKLMDIEYTTAGLVNTKQPGEREWYFEERAAVRSTTRIVHTDAGVIGFNLLGRRWDHTVLMGFIDAQRSLAYALDHLHEAAFDTELVPKLSFPHEGSR, encoded by the coding sequence ATGCACGTGGTGATCATCGGCAACGGCGTGGCCGGCATGGAGGCGGCGCTCACGGTGCGGGCCGAGGCGCCCGACGCCCGCATCACGCTCGTGTCCGAGGAGTCCGACCACTTCTTCTCCCGCACCGCGCTCATGTGGGTGCACTCGGGGCAGCTGAGTCACCGCGACATCGAGCCGCTCGAGCGCGATGCCTACGTGCGGCATCGCTTCACCCGCGTGCGGGCCCGGGCCACGGGCGTGGACGCTGCCGCGAAGCGCGTGCAGCTGGGTGACGGCAGCGCGCTCGCCTACGACCGGCTGTTGATCGCGTGCGGCTCTCGCCCGCGGAAGGGCCCCTGGCCGGGCAGCGACCTGCGCGGCGTCGGGCACTTCGTCACGCTGCAAGACCTCGAGTGGTACGAGCGGGAGCTGCACGGCGGGTCCAGCCACGCAGGCAGGCCCGAGCGGCCGGATCACCACGTGGCCCACAGCCGGCCGGAGTCGCCCTACTTGCCGCGCGAGAGCGCCGCCGCGAAGCGGGGCTCACTGTCCACGCGGCCTGCCATCATCGGCGGCGGGCTGATCGGCATCGAGGCCGTGGAGGTGGCGCACGCCAAGGGGTTACACCCGCACTTCTTCATCCGCGACGAGTGGTTCTGGCCCATGGCGGTGAACGCGGCGGAGGCCGCTTGGATCACGGAGCGCATGCGCGCGCACGGCGTCCAAGTGCACCTGCAGCACGAGGTGGAGCGGCTCGAGGCCGACGCGCAGGGCAACGTGGCGCGCGTGGTCACCAAGCAGGGCGCGTTCGACGTGGACTGCGCCGTCATCGCCATCGGCGTGGTGCCGAACACCGAGTGGTTGCTGGGCTCGGGCATCACGCTCGACGACGGCGGGGGCGTGGTGGTGGACGACCAGCAGCGCACCAACCTGCCGAACATCTTCGCGGCCGGGGACTGCGCCTCGGTGCGCTGGCGTGACGGCGCGCAGCGGCCCGAGCAGCTCTGGTACACGGGGCGCGATCAGGGGCGCGTCGCGGCCCGGGCGCTGTTGGGTCAGACTGGCGAGGCCGCTCGGTATCGGCGCCCCACCTGGTACAACAGCGCGAAGCTCATGGACATCGAGTACACCACGGCGGGGCTCGTGAACACGAAGCAGCCCGGTGAGCGCGAGTGGTACTTCGAGGAGCGCGCTGCCGTGCGCAGCACCACGCGCATCGTGCACACGGACGCGGGGGTCATCGGCTTCAACCTGCTGGGGCGGCGCTGGGACCACACCGTGCTCATGGGCTTCATCGACGCGCAGCGCTCGCTCGCGTACGCGCTGGACCACCTGCACGAGGCCGCCTTCGACACGGAGCTCGTGCCGAAGCTCAGCTTCCCGCACGAAGGGAGCCGCTGA